One window of Leptotrichia trevisanii DSM 22070 genomic DNA carries:
- a CDS encoding maltose ABC transporter substrate-binding protein, with product MKKILLIISAMMVLFSCGKKEAEKTDGGKQGSAMSELKPESGATLKIWESKGKEADWIKYVAQEFEKKYNVKVTYENVEAPDVVKKLQTEGKTDSGAADLVVFPHDNIGTAASAGLLFTLDDVPELVNKVEQDFYPGAVSGSKAMDNKHYGVPLAMETYALFYNKDLLPTAPDSFEKLIEATKSLTNKGAQKFGILFEPANFYFSYAFLSADGGYVFKNGTDVNDMGLNNDGAVKGLEAMLKLKEVSADKAQDVNANVIKALFTEGKVAAVINGPWFLSDLKDSKVKYGVVPLPTINGQKPKSFSGVRILGINSTTKYPQAAVLFLEFASSKEMLQKRFEMTGQIPPLKSFEPADDISKAFLAQISVAEPMPSVPQMGAVWDPMGAALGDAWAGKAQPKVALDNAVKAIKDQIAATKK from the coding sequence ATGAAAAAGATATTATTAATTATTTCGGCTATGATGGTTCTATTTTCATGTGGAAAAAAAGAAGCTGAAAAAACAGATGGAGGTAAACAAGGTTCTGCAATGTCAGAATTAAAGCCAGAAAGTGGAGCTACTTTGAAAATCTGGGAATCTAAAGGAAAAGAAGCGGACTGGATAAAATATGTGGCTCAGGAATTTGAAAAAAAATATAATGTTAAAGTAACTTATGAAAATGTGGAAGCACCTGATGTAGTGAAAAAATTGCAAACTGAAGGAAAAACAGATTCTGGAGCGGCAGACTTGGTAGTTTTCCCTCATGATAATATAGGAACAGCTGCAAGTGCAGGATTATTATTCACATTGGATGATGTACCTGAATTGGTAAATAAAGTGGAACAGGATTTTTATCCAGGGGCTGTAAGCGGATCTAAAGCAATGGATAACAAACATTACGGTGTACCTTTGGCAATGGAAACTTACGCTTTATTCTATAATAAAGATTTATTACCAACAGCACCTGATTCGTTTGAAAAATTAATTGAAGCTACAAAATCATTAACTAATAAAGGTGCACAAAAATTTGGAATTTTATTTGAACCAGCTAATTTCTATTTTTCTTATGCATTCCTTTCAGCTGATGGAGGTTATGTATTCAAAAATGGAACAGATGTTAATGATATGGGACTTAACAACGATGGTGCTGTAAAAGGGCTTGAAGCAATGTTAAAATTAAAAGAAGTTTCTGCTGATAAAGCTCAAGATGTAAATGCAAATGTTATAAAAGCTTTGTTTACCGAAGGAAAAGTTGCAGCAGTAATAAATGGGCCTTGGTTCCTGAGTGATTTAAAAGATTCTAAAGTAAAATATGGTGTAGTACCGTTACCTACAATTAATGGACAAAAACCTAAATCATTCTCAGGTGTAAGAATATTAGGAATTAATTCTACTACTAAATATCCACAAGCAGCAGTGTTATTCCTAGAATTTGCTTCTTCAAAAGAAATGCTTCAAAAAAGATTTGAAATGACAGGACAAATTCCTCCATTAAAATCTTTCGAACCAGCAGATGATATTTCAAAAGCATTCTTAGCACAAATCTCAGTTGCTGAACCAATGCCATCAGTTCCTCAAATGGGAGCCGTATGGGATCCTATGGGAGCAGCATTAGGAGATGCCTGGGCAGGAAAAGCACAACCAAAAGTTGCACTTGATAACGCTGTAAAAGCAATTAAAGATCAAATTGCCGCAACAAAAAAATAA
- a CDS encoding alpha-amylase family glycosyl hydrolase, which yields MKKLNRWILLITALFLSLFSCQNKNIKDFNNTEKSKIEKSGVYYEIFVRSYADSNNDKIGDINGITDKLDELKELGIQGIWLTPIFKSPSYHKYDVTDYYTVDPEYGTKEDLKNLVSKAHSKGIKVILDLPVNHTSKEHPWFKDVLQNKNSQYKSYYRVAKNNDQSLNLNSYAMNHKTWNKLNNEEMYYAIFWEGMPDLNYSNRQVREEVKKIANYWINETNIDGYRIDGAYHIYGDGEYSKNVDLEKESVNWWKEFRSSLEKEHPNIYIVGEVWNDTNKIAPYYAAFDSNFDFEISENGISEAIISQDATTFSDKLTKIYETYGKVASNYIDAPFLTNHDQNRIANTLLDLRQQKLAASILLTLSGNPFIYYGEELGMKGSKPDEEIREPYLWGNENGQTKWEEIKNNTDTPTLEVQKKNPDSLYNYYKKWIALRNGNEALKYGDLQIVNVNDNQILAYKRTYKNKSVIVLHNLSNTEKNVNVDGKNVKISGLTSVLVNTI from the coding sequence ATGAAAAAATTAAATAGATGGATTTTATTAATAACAGCATTATTTTTAAGCCTTTTTTCGTGTCAAAATAAAAATATAAAAGACTTTAATAATACTGAAAAAAGTAAAATTGAAAAATCAGGAGTTTATTATGAAATATTTGTAAGATCTTATGCAGACAGCAATAATGACAAAATAGGAGATATTAACGGGATAACTGATAAACTGGATGAATTAAAGGAATTAGGAATACAGGGAATATGGCTTACTCCTATCTTTAAGTCGCCTAGTTATCATAAATATGACGTAACTGACTACTATACTGTCGATCCAGAATACGGAACAAAGGAAGATTTGAAAAATCTGGTTTCAAAGGCACATAGCAAAGGAATAAAAGTAATTTTAGATTTGCCTGTAAACCATACAAGCAAGGAACATCCATGGTTTAAAGATGTGCTCCAGAATAAAAACAGTCAATACAAGTCTTATTATAGAGTGGCAAAAAACAATGATCAGTCTTTAAACCTGAATTCTTATGCAATGAATCATAAAACTTGGAATAAGTTAAATAATGAGGAAATGTATTATGCTATATTCTGGGAAGGAATGCCTGATTTGAATTACAGCAATAGACAAGTCAGGGAAGAAGTGAAAAAGATTGCAAACTATTGGATTAATGAGACTAACATAGATGGCTATAGAATTGATGGAGCGTATCATATATATGGTGATGGAGAATATTCTAAAAATGTTGATTTGGAAAAGGAAAGTGTGAACTGGTGGAAGGAATTTAGAAGCAGTCTTGAAAAGGAACATCCGAATATTTATATTGTAGGTGAAGTTTGGAATGATACAAATAAGATTGCTCCTTATTACGCAGCCTTTGATTCAAATTTTGATTTTGAAATATCGGAAAATGGTATATCCGAAGCGATAATTTCTCAAGATGCTACAACTTTTTCTGACAAATTAACAAAAATATATGAAACTTATGGAAAAGTTGCTTCCAATTACATTGATGCACCATTTTTAACAAATCATGATCAAAATAGAATTGCTAACACCCTGCTTGATTTGAGGCAGCAAAAATTAGCGGCTTCAATATTATTGACATTGTCTGGAAATCCATTTATATATTATGGAGAAGAATTGGGAATGAAGGGAAGCAAGCCTGATGAAGAGATAAGGGAACCTTATTTGTGGGGAAATGAAAATGGACAGACAAAATGGGAGGAAATAAAAAATAATACAGATACACCTACTTTGGAAGTTCAAAAGAAAAATCCTGATTCACTATATAATTATTACAAAAAATGGATAGCTCTAAGAAATGGAAATGAAGCTTTAAAATATGGCGATTTACAAATAGTAAATGTCAATGATAATCAAATATTGGCATATAAACGGACTTATAAAAATAAATCGGTAATTGTTTTACATAATTTATCCAATACAGAAAAAAATGTAAATGTAGATGGAAAAAACGTAAAAATTTCTGGATTGACGAGTGTTTTAGTAAATACAATTTAA
- a CDS encoding glycoside hydrolase family 13 protein yields the protein MEKSAFYHRTESEYAYLYTKDEIHIRLRTKKNDVAQMILHYGDTALFDFTQDYQYHIPMSIITSDLCHDYWQVSVKVDYHRISYLFEITGTDGENVFFGDMGVAENQPHQYKDASNSFRIPYLHDSDRIKVPEWVRDTVWYQIFPERFANGKPEISPINSLAWDTDISPKHDDLFGGDLYGILQKLDYLKDLGITGLYFCPIFEAPSNHKYDTVNYFEIDKHFGNREIFKKLVEEAHKRKMKIMLDAVFNHIGNNSSQWQDIIKNGKNSIYCDWFHIHNFPVYAKTEKFPNIHHYLNYDTFKFSPKLPKLNTSNPEVQQYLLDIATYWIREFDIDAWRLDVANEIDHQFWKKFHKAVTTIKPDIYILGEVWHNAHPWLNGDEFHAVTNYPLATSIKSYFLTKTISTEDFKNQINSQLMYYRQQTNEVMLNMLDSHDTERILTTAKENHNAVKSALVFMFLHLGSPCIYYGTEVGMKGGSDPDCRRVMPWDENKQDTEMKNFVKKLIALRKEYINWIIYGKQNIQTLENDILQVTINYNGSQIIINYNNTNNSIKLSNTGKTLLTNSEFTSDENSIFLKPDTFIVTLL from the coding sequence ATGGAAAAATCGGCATTTTATCATAGGACTGAATCAGAATATGCCTATCTTTATACAAAAGACGAAATTCACATTAGATTAAGGACAAAAAAGAACGATGTCGCTCAAATGATACTGCATTATGGCGATACAGCCCTGTTTGATTTTACGCAGGACTATCAGTACCATATTCCAATGTCAATAATTACAAGTGATCTTTGTCATGACTACTGGCAAGTCAGTGTAAAAGTTGATTATCATCGAATTTCGTATCTATTTGAAATAACAGGGACAGATGGAGAAAACGTATTTTTTGGCGATATGGGAGTTGCCGAAAATCAGCCACATCAGTACAAGGATGCTTCAAACAGCTTTAGAATTCCATATTTACATGACTCTGACAGGATAAAAGTGCCTGAATGGGTGCGAGATACCGTTTGGTATCAAATATTTCCAGAGCGTTTTGCCAATGGAAAGCCTGAAATTTCTCCCATAAACAGTTTAGCCTGGGATACGGATATTTCGCCTAAACATGATGATCTTTTTGGTGGTGATTTGTATGGGATACTCCAAAAACTTGACTATTTAAAAGATTTAGGTATTACAGGACTTTATTTCTGTCCTATATTTGAAGCACCAAGCAATCATAAATACGATACGGTTAATTATTTTGAAATTGATAAGCATTTTGGAAATAGGGAAATTTTTAAAAAATTAGTTGAAGAAGCTCATAAACGAAAAATGAAAATTATGTTGGACGCTGTTTTTAACCATATTGGCAACAATTCAAGTCAATGGCAGGATATAATAAAAAATGGGAAAAATTCCATTTACTGTGACTGGTTTCATATTCATAACTTTCCAGTTTATGCGAAAACAGAAAAATTCCCAAATATTCATCATTATTTAAACTACGACACCTTTAAATTCAGTCCTAAACTACCCAAACTCAATACATCCAATCCCGAAGTTCAACAATATCTACTTGATATTGCAACTTACTGGATAAGGGAATTTGATATTGATGCTTGGAGGTTAGACGTGGCAAATGAAATCGATCATCAGTTCTGGAAAAAATTTCATAAAGCTGTAACGACTATCAAGCCAGACATTTATATATTAGGCGAAGTTTGGCATAATGCACATCCTTGGCTAAATGGTGATGAATTTCACGCTGTAACAAACTATCCGCTTGCAACCAGTATTAAAAGCTATTTTTTAACAAAAACAATTTCAACAGAAGATTTTAAAAACCAGATTAACAGCCAACTTATGTACTATCGTCAGCAAACTAATGAAGTTATGCTTAATATGCTTGATTCCCACGACACCGAGCGTATCCTTACCACAGCCAAAGAAAATCATAATGCTGTGAAGTCCGCATTAGTCTTTATGTTCCTTCATTTAGGATCCCCTTGTATTTATTACGGTACCGAAGTCGGCATGAAAGGTGGATCAGATCCCGATTGCCGCCGAGTTATGCCTTGGGATGAAAATAAGCAAGATACAGAAATGAAAAATTTTGTTAAAAAACTAATTGCTTTAAGAAAAGAGTACATAAACTGGATTATTTATGGAAAACAAAATATTCAGACTCTTGAAAATGATATTTTACAAGTTACAATTAACTATAATGGTTCTCAGATTATTATAAATTATAATAATACAAATAATTCTATTAAATTATCAAATACAGGAAAAACTCTTTTGACTAATTCTGAATTTACTTCGGATGAAAATTCTATTTTTCTTAAACCTGATACATTCATAGTAACATTACTTTAA
- a CDS encoding TolC family protein: MVRVFLNFKNRKIQILSALFMFSLVGFGTNVDDLISQYEKNSYTTKINEKSMRKYDIKDKVLKNGDWNEVTVTSDNNYSLHSEANGLTMENNVKYGIFYYRHGYNFRNKEVTQNKIGISKTLNDYFGYSDNKYNKKTNQISRNIQKITNETTKNSEIRDLIDLYKNYKNKQKAIEQEALTLEDTKKDYAIQSKKYELGTASQYDYELARTEYENSQLKYENLGRELQVLGEQFTVYNITLPEKEKLDDLKKVELKKDDFYALRLSEAETIELNSQLNNEQLRKENIDYKYPKLTGDIGYSLKDHSVVVGLSVSKSFKRYNDTIEDLKNEADKLRLQYEQKKNELVSNAGQQMITYTTYQTNELTAENTMKIKKKEYEVYAKKYELGVDTYSNYVEKRNNYKKAVMDYETAKNELAAFTKKIKYYK; encoded by the coding sequence ATGGTTAGAGTATTTTTAAATTTTAAAAACAGGAAAATACAGATTTTATCAGCATTATTTATGTTTAGTCTAGTAGGATTTGGGACAAATGTGGATGATTTGATTTCACAATACGAAAAAAATTCTTATACAACCAAAATTAATGAAAAAAGTATGAGGAAATATGACATAAAAGATAAGGTTCTGAAAAATGGGGATTGGAATGAGGTTACTGTAACATCGGATAATAATTATTCATTGCACAGTGAGGCAAATGGACTTACTATGGAAAATAATGTGAAATATGGAATTTTCTATTATAGACATGGGTATAATTTTAGAAATAAGGAAGTTACTCAAAATAAAATTGGAATTTCAAAGACATTGAATGATTATTTTGGTTATAGTGATAATAAGTATAATAAAAAAACAAATCAGATTTCACGGAATATACAAAAAATTACGAATGAAACTACTAAAAATTCTGAAATACGTGATTTGATTGATTTGTACAAAAATTATAAGAATAAACAGAAGGCAATTGAACAGGAGGCACTTACGCTGGAAGATACTAAAAAGGACTATGCTATTCAGTCTAAAAAATATGAACTGGGGACGGCATCACAGTATGATTATGAGCTGGCAAGGACAGAATATGAAAATTCTCAGTTAAAATATGAAAATCTTGGGCGAGAATTACAAGTTTTGGGCGAGCAGTTTACAGTTTATAATATCACATTGCCTGAAAAAGAAAAATTGGATGACTTGAAAAAGGTTGAGCTTAAAAAGGATGATTTTTATGCACTTAGATTATCAGAGGCTGAAACAATAGAATTAAATTCACAGTTGAATAATGAGCAGCTTAGAAAAGAAAACATTGATTATAAGTATCCAAAGCTGACTGGGGATATTGGATATTCATTGAAGGATCATTCAGTTGTTGTGGGACTTTCTGTTTCAAAATCTTTCAAGAGATATAACGATACGATAGAGGATTTGAAAAATGAAGCGGATAAATTGAGATTACAGTATGAACAGAAAAAAAATGAGCTGGTGTCAAATGCAGGGCAGCAGATGATAACTTACACAACTTACCAGACAAATGAATTAACAGCTGAAAATACAATGAAAATCAAGAAAAAAGAGTATGAAGTCTATGCCAAAAAATATGAATTGGGAGTTGACACATATTCCAACTACGTGGAAAAACGAAATAACTATAAAAAGGCTGTAATGGACTATGAAACTGCCAAAAATGAACTAGCGGCATTTACTAAAAAAATAAAATATTATAAGTAA
- a CDS encoding carbohydrate kinase family protein: MNKILVIGTTSWDTIISVNEFPSKPTTIFASDHKQILGGTAAGKAINLSKLGFDVTLATKFGNDEAGKNIKNVLSSEKIRFFYIEDKENTEMHTNLMDSHGKRISIYTHVGMANQDIDLKPFKKAIDDADIILLDICEFVKHLFPLLKDYKNKIWLDIHDYDGKNPWHKEFIPYADAIFMSSDSIHSKTELKSLMKELIKDKKFVVCTHGKLGSEILMNTGEIYSEGILRQYRLVDSNGAGDSFASGFLYGFSKQKPITDCLKYATLVSSLTITSPYLYSSKLNSDWLEQEFENNFNI, translated from the coding sequence ATGAATAAAATACTTGTAATCGGAACAACTTCTTGGGATACAATAATTAGTGTTAATGAATTTCCTTCAAAACCAACAACAATATTTGCAAGTGATCATAAGCAAATATTGGGAGGAACTGCTGCGGGAAAAGCTATAAACCTTAGTAAATTAGGGTTTGATGTTACATTGGCAACAAAATTTGGAAATGATGAGGCTGGAAAAAATATAAAAAATGTTTTAAGTTCAGAAAAAATCAGATTTTTTTATATTGAAGATAAAGAAAACACTGAGATGCATACTAATTTAATGGATTCACATGGGAAACGGATAAGTATCTACACTCATGTTGGAATGGCTAATCAAGATATTGACTTAAAACCGTTTAAAAAGGCTATTGATGATGCTGATATAATATTACTTGATATTTGTGAGTTTGTTAAACATCTTTTTCCTTTGTTAAAAGATTATAAAAATAAAATTTGGCTAGATATTCATGATTATGATGGTAAAAACCCTTGGCATAAAGAATTTATCCCCTATGCTGATGCAATATTTATGAGTTCCGATTCTATCCATTCTAAGACAGAATTGAAATCTTTAATGAAAGAACTTATTAAAGATAAAAAATTTGTTGTCTGCACACACGGAAAATTAGGTTCAGAAATATTGATGAATACTGGTGAAATCTACTCTGAAGGAATTTTAAGGCAATACAGACTTGTAGATTCCAATGGAGCTGGTGATTCTTTTGCAAGCGGTTTTTTATATGGTTTTTCAAAACAAAAACCAATTACTGACTGTTTAAAATATGCAACATTAGTTTCAAGCCTAACAATTACATCACCATATCTTTATTCTTCTAAACTTAACTCCGACTGGCTGGAACAAGAATTTGAAAATAACTTTAATATCTGA
- a CDS encoding efflux RND transporter periplasmic adaptor subunit produces the protein MEIKTEFSEIVETIESKKKKSKNKNYFYKFMTFLAVMLFVTVSCGKKEAEPEYEVTTVEKGDISLSVSKTGQVVSDNSVSVYTTASQRVSKVFFKEGDNVKKGDVVVTFYPVDKNETLRRIKMKTLEIQKYERNIADAQGSLRRKKESKSIEIQQKSRDLHNAEELYKVGGETRVNVDDARKALRNSRLDLETVDSEQRASVEDSRTALKTAKLELATLQEDLALIKNEITSPVDGVITEMTADENYKVNTETTLFKVSDSQNMRVEVSLSDTEVKNVEVGQRVEITSDALPKGEKVEGYVTQISGVAKKSSSLDESNTVVKIKINETKGLKPGATITATIFYKESNNVTKLPYSSVINENGKYYAFVVGKDNKVSKREIKVGVNDDTFYAVESGVSAGERVITTVDERLKDGQKIKIADPSKQKVVPNGVIFKEEKPAGNAGGPDGPPPR, from the coding sequence GTGGAAATAAAGACAGAATTTTCTGAAATAGTTGAAACGATTGAATCAAAGAAGAAAAAGTCAAAAAATAAAAATTATTTTTATAAATTTATGACATTTTTAGCTGTAATGTTGTTTGTTACAGTTTCATGCGGGAAAAAAGAAGCAGAACCTGAATATGAAGTTACGACAGTTGAGAAAGGGGACATTTCATTATCGGTGTCGAAAACAGGACAGGTTGTATCAGATAACTCAGTATCAGTTTATACGACAGCAAGTCAAAGGGTTAGTAAAGTATTTTTTAAAGAAGGGGATAATGTAAAAAAAGGGGATGTTGTTGTAACATTTTATCCAGTTGATAAAAATGAAACTTTGAGAAGAATAAAAATGAAAACTTTGGAAATTCAAAAATATGAGAGAAATATAGCCGATGCTCAGGGCTCGCTTAGAAGAAAAAAAGAGTCTAAAAGTATAGAAATTCAGCAAAAATCAAGAGATTTACATAATGCTGAAGAACTGTATAAAGTCGGTGGAGAAACAAGAGTGAATGTAGATGATGCAAGAAAAGCTTTAAGAAATTCAAGATTGGATTTAGAAACAGTAGATAGTGAGCAGAGAGCTAGCGTGGAAGATTCAAGAACTGCCTTAAAAACTGCAAAACTAGAATTGGCGACGTTGCAGGAAGATTTGGCACTTATAAAAAATGAAATAACAAGTCCAGTGGATGGAGTTATTACAGAAATGACTGCCGATGAAAATTATAAAGTAAATACAGAAACAACTTTATTTAAGGTGTCAGATTCTCAAAATATGAGAGTGGAAGTGAGCCTGTCGGATACAGAAGTAAAAAATGTAGAAGTAGGACAAAGAGTGGAAATTACATCGGATGCACTACCTAAGGGAGAAAAAGTTGAAGGTTATGTAACACAAATCTCTGGAGTGGCTAAAAAAAGCTCATCGCTTGATGAAAGTAACACAGTCGTAAAAATTAAAATAAATGAAACTAAGGGCTTGAAACCAGGTGCTACAATAACAGCAACAATTTTTTACAAAGAAAGTAACAATGTAACAAAACTTCCATATAGTTCTGTTATTAATGAAAATGGTAAATATTATGCCTTTGTTGTAGGAAAAGATAACAAAGTTTCAAAAAGGGAAATTAAAGTTGGAGTAAATGATGATACTTTTTATGCTGTGGAATCAGGAGTATCAGCAGGAGAAAGAGTAATCACTACTGTGGATGAGAGATTAAAGGATGGACAAAAAATAAAAATTGCAGATCCTTCAAAACAGAAAGTGGTTCCTAATGGTGTAATATTTAAGGAAGAAAAACCGGCAGGAAATGCTGGAGGGCCTGATGGGCCACCGCCAAGATAG
- a CDS encoding carbohydrate ABC transporter permease: MNKEKKFLIASALLPGAGQFLAGHIVKGILFVVMHLLMGGILLAGLFSNVIYKFISLGDKPEVRTIFKTTAGDNSLDYLVNGALFFIILILFTIFYVYNLKDAKKLGKFIDEGNSLPKGEKYRDYVMDEFFMPTFLTPGALGTIFIVFFPMLLTVLIAFTNYSGPDHLPPKNLFDWIGFQNFVRLIKYKELSKTFFVVAGWTLVWAILTTIFNFAAGLLLALITNSRRIKFKGFWRAIFILPYAVPAFVSLLVFRLMFNGLGPINALLHTNIPFLTDPTGAKIIAILVNTWLGAPYFMVLISGALTNISSSLYEAADIDGATEWQKFKNITFPMLWLQLGSTMILTFAFNFNNFGAIYLLTNGLPADSSLRYAGHTDILVSWIYKLTMDNNLFSLAATVTIFIFLFVASISLLTLARSKTFNQEAVL; the protein is encoded by the coding sequence ATGAATAAAGAGAAAAAATTTTTGATAGCTTCGGCACTTTTACCGGGAGCTGGGCAATTTCTGGCTGGACATATAGTCAAGGGAATCCTTTTTGTTGTAATGCATTTACTAATGGGAGGAATACTTCTGGCAGGTTTATTTAGCAATGTAATTTATAAATTTATAAGTCTGGGAGATAAACCTGAAGTAAGGACTATATTTAAGACTACGGCTGGAGATAATTCACTTGATTATCTGGTAAATGGTGCTTTATTTTTTATAATATTAATTTTGTTTACGATTTTTTATGTATATAATTTAAAAGATGCAAAAAAACTTGGGAAATTCATTGATGAAGGAAATAGTTTGCCAAAAGGTGAAAAATACAGAGATTATGTAATGGATGAATTTTTTATGCCGACATTCTTGACACCAGGGGCTTTGGGAACAATTTTTATTGTATTCTTTCCTATGCTTTTGACAGTTTTGATAGCATTTACAAACTATTCAGGGCCAGATCATCTTCCGCCTAAAAATCTATTTGACTGGATAGGATTTCAGAATTTTGTAAGGCTTATAAAATATAAGGAATTATCTAAAACATTTTTTGTAGTTGCAGGATGGACTCTAGTTTGGGCCATTTTAACTACTATATTTAACTTTGCAGCAGGATTGCTTTTGGCACTTATAACTAACAGCAGAAGAATAAAATTTAAAGGATTCTGGAGAGCAATTTTCATACTTCCTTATGCAGTGCCTGCTTTTGTATCATTGTTAGTATTTAGACTGATGTTCAATGGATTAGGGCCTATAAATGCTTTGTTGCATACAAATATTCCATTTTTAACTGATCCAACAGGGGCAAAAATAATTGCAATATTGGTAAATACTTGGTTAGGAGCACCATATTTCATGGTATTAATATCAGGAGCATTGACTAATATTTCGAGTTCGTTGTATGAAGCAGCAGATATAGACGGAGCTACTGAATGGCAAAAATTTAAAAATATAACATTTCCGATGTTATGGCTTCAATTAGGTTCTACAATGATATTAACTTTTGCATTTAACTTTAACAATTTTGGAGCGATTTATCTGTTAACAAATGGACTTCCAGCAGATTCCAGCCTGAGATATGCAGGACATACTGATATATTGGTGTCTTGGATATACAAACTTACAATGGATAATAACTTGTTCAGCTTAGCGGCAACAGTAACTATATTCATATTCCTGTTTGTAGCAAGTATATCTTTATTGACATTGGCTAGATCTAAAACTTTCAATCAGGAGGCGGTGTTGTAA
- a CDS encoding sugar ABC transporter permease — MGEEKKIKFDILTVFIYILLVIISLIVIFPVIWIVGASLRPGTSIFGTDIFPKQITFAHYAELFKTDYPRWYLNTLFIAVVNMVISLFITTLTAYIFSRYKFKGKKQTMVTVLILQMFPSFLAMTAIYAFLKRLNLVDTYLGLLVIYIAGQIPYNSWLAKGYFDGIPASLDEAARVDGAGPLRTFFQIIMPVARPILVFIALINFTAPWFDFIFPKMVLLSPHKKTLAVGLFEWISGVNNSNYTLFAAGAILVAIPITLLFVLLQKNIVAGLSAGASKG, encoded by the coding sequence ATGGGAGAAGAAAAAAAAATAAAATTTGATATACTAACCGTGTTTATATACATATTACTTGTTATAATATCACTCATTGTAATATTTCCTGTAATATGGATTGTAGGAGCGTCACTAAGGCCTGGAACTTCAATATTTGGAACTGATATTTTTCCAAAACAGATAACATTTGCTCATTATGCAGAACTGTTTAAGACAGATTATCCAAGATGGTATTTGAATACACTTTTCATAGCAGTAGTAAATATGGTAATTTCATTGTTTATAACAACATTAACGGCTTATATTTTTTCAAGATATAAATTTAAAGGGAAAAAACAGACAATGGTAACAGTCCTTATATTGCAAATGTTTCCATCATTCTTAGCAATGACTGCAATATATGCGTTCTTAAAAAGACTTAATCTAGTTGATACTTATCTGGGACTTCTTGTGATATACATAGCAGGGCAAATTCCTTATAATTCTTGGCTTGCAAAAGGGTATTTTGATGGAATACCTGCGAGTCTGGATGAAGCGGCAAGAGTCGATGGAGCAGGGCCGCTTAGAACATTTTTCCAAATAATCATGCCAGTAGCAAGGCCAATATTAGTTTTTATTGCATTAATTAATTTTACTGCACCTTGGTTTGATTTTATATTTCCAAAAATGGTACTTTTAAGTCCGCATAAGAAGACATTGGCAGTCGGACTGTTTGAGTGGATTTCAGGAGTGAATAACAGTAATTATACATTGTTTGCGGCAGGAGCAATATTGGTTGCGATACCGATAACTTTGCTATTTGTACTGCTTCAGAAAAATATAGTGGCAGGACTGTCAGCTGGAGCTTCAAAAGGATAA